A part of Microbacterium terregens genomic DNA contains:
- a CDS encoding protein kinase domain-containing protein encodes MGDAAQAQEAEALAKVRELLPDDGIARAWANVTFTDHDGRLHEVDVLLLTRAGLYIVELKGWHGDITGNQRDWFHAGRRHPNPRKLANDKAKRLASVLKDLADRAGAPPYTVPFVNEAVVLHGRDSKVRLDQFGAEHVWALDSFRVRGLAADAQFSQLLAQTASHPIDGTQAKAIDALMDAAGLMPRAKQRMIGQYALDSGEPLGDGPGWQDYLVTHPVAGTKRRIRLFPYPKGADRETRAAVDLRARREFRLTDGIDHPGIIGPRELLTPEEGAALVFAHDADELSLDEYLTRHADDLTFDARERIVQELAELVRFAHGQRLTHRALSPVSVRVKDASDGTVAVRIRDWDLARRPDSETTPATVVSRGITDLVGVVDSAALLYLAPETLRNATPASAQTLDVYGVGAVAFTVLTGRPPAMNLPALESLVASGASGLDPRAVMPEISDRLAAVVAQAAAFDEIHRTLDIAEFQSGFEDARRETREDEPVAALSDPLDASVGEIIGGRFEIARRRGAGSTGVALEVLDYETGREGDILKLAKDDAAAARLQTEASVLDRLDHPRIVKRLDGPLPVGNRQGLLLTDAGVETLADRIRLEGRATIEQLERYGADLFEMVAHLEGRGVFHRDIKPSNLAVKPDPGNRKPRLTLFDFSLSEEPLANTRSGSRPYLDPYLGAGTRRQYDSAAERFAIAATLFELASGDQVWWQSGDAPESAVDAPIVQASMFDKGVTDGLVAFFQTALFPEAKDRHPSLDAMRAAWETALVGAILDDDAAEANDARAGAASLDTTLAEAGLSARALSVVARVNATTVGELLGVPPMVINQIRGSGEQVRREISSRIREWRERLAHTTTEVPPVAGRAAVETFLNAISAKPGESPEDRFKRLRKGGTLRTAADDVARWLRDLEGIATVDELAAKLLREYGSTIDEEMKRTKVATAVVQAILELDARYREPKFVFQRAADRTRIVVAYAPDDGSGLSFDDAEAHLESLLHRAATVDSLLATDDVVTASRLREEVRGDASQPLRLSDARVAQLAIGLSNGGRMSSMGEAYRSTLSPERAIAFALRSAATRELAIVTIEQRVRARFPAVDSIPSRPALDSAVRAAMPYLEWRADLGKYAMRTAEAASGTATGSSTTWGRAAGDPAVAARLQASVRDRSALVLVVSRRRPVSVATAMLSYGYDLRVVDLADVALDALRKAASERNIQWQTVLNADAQDAGAKDRRNLHQLARIAITPVWDELMALSQPTVFVNTAVLARLGLADLINTVMDMSTQRAAARWFVLPRPLSGGTPDLDGVPMPYGADGWLELAPDAVAVATSAAAPESPSIALHDTAPALTRKADTS; translated from the coding sequence ATGGGCGATGCCGCGCAGGCGCAGGAGGCCGAAGCGCTCGCCAAGGTTCGCGAACTACTCCCCGACGACGGGATCGCCCGTGCCTGGGCGAACGTCACCTTCACCGACCACGATGGTCGGCTCCACGAGGTTGATGTTCTCCTTCTCACGCGTGCAGGTCTATACATCGTCGAACTCAAGGGCTGGCACGGGGACATCACCGGAAACCAGCGGGACTGGTTTCACGCGGGCAGGCGTCACCCGAATCCGCGCAAGCTCGCGAACGATAAGGCGAAACGACTGGCGAGCGTTCTCAAGGATCTCGCCGATCGGGCCGGCGCGCCGCCGTACACGGTCCCGTTCGTCAACGAAGCCGTTGTATTGCACGGGCGTGACTCGAAAGTCAGGCTCGACCAGTTCGGTGCCGAGCATGTGTGGGCCCTTGACAGTTTCCGCGTGAGAGGGCTCGCCGCCGACGCTCAGTTCTCCCAGCTCCTGGCCCAGACTGCATCACACCCGATCGATGGAACGCAGGCGAAGGCGATTGATGCGCTCATGGATGCCGCGGGCCTGATGCCCCGAGCGAAGCAGCGCATGATCGGCCAGTACGCGCTCGATTCCGGTGAGCCGCTCGGCGATGGACCGGGATGGCAGGACTATCTCGTCACGCACCCGGTGGCAGGAACCAAGCGTCGCATCCGCCTGTTCCCCTACCCGAAGGGGGCGGACCGCGAGACGCGTGCTGCGGTCGATCTGCGCGCGCGACGTGAGTTCAGACTCACGGATGGCATCGACCATCCGGGCATCATCGGTCCCCGCGAACTGTTGACCCCCGAAGAGGGGGCCGCGCTCGTCTTCGCGCATGACGCTGACGAACTCAGTCTCGACGAGTACCTCACCCGCCACGCCGACGACCTGACGTTCGACGCGCGTGAGCGCATCGTTCAAGAGCTTGCCGAGCTCGTGCGGTTCGCGCACGGCCAGCGACTCACCCATCGTGCACTGTCTCCGGTCAGCGTACGGGTGAAGGATGCTTCCGACGGAACTGTCGCCGTGCGCATTCGTGACTGGGATCTCGCGCGACGCCCAGACTCCGAAACCACGCCCGCAACGGTCGTCTCGCGGGGCATCACCGATCTCGTGGGCGTGGTCGATTCGGCCGCCCTCCTCTACCTCGCACCCGAGACTCTGCGAAACGCCACCCCAGCGTCGGCGCAGACGCTCGATGTCTATGGCGTGGGCGCTGTCGCTTTCACCGTCCTGACTGGCCGCCCGCCAGCAATGAACCTTCCGGCGCTGGAGTCCCTGGTGGCATCGGGTGCCTCAGGTCTTGACCCACGCGCGGTCATGCCGGAGATCTCGGATCGGCTCGCCGCGGTCGTCGCCCAAGCGGCGGCTTTCGACGAAATACACCGCACGCTCGACATCGCCGAGTTCCAGTCGGGGTTCGAGGACGCTCGTCGAGAGACACGCGAGGATGAGCCGGTCGCTGCGCTATCAGACCCGCTCGATGCATCGGTGGGCGAGATCATCGGCGGACGCTTCGAGATCGCGCGTCGCCGCGGTGCGGGTTCGACCGGCGTGGCGCTCGAAGTGCTCGACTACGAGACCGGGCGCGAGGGCGACATCCTCAAACTCGCCAAGGATGACGCGGCGGCCGCGCGATTGCAGACTGAGGCGTCGGTGCTCGACCGACTCGACCACCCCCGCATCGTCAAACGGTTGGACGGCCCGCTTCCTGTCGGCAACCGGCAAGGGCTACTGCTGACGGATGCTGGTGTCGAGACGCTCGCCGATCGCATCCGTCTCGAGGGTCGCGCGACGATCGAGCAGCTGGAGCGCTACGGGGCCGACCTGTTCGAGATGGTGGCGCACCTCGAAGGCCGGGGAGTGTTCCACCGCGACATCAAGCCCTCGAACCTCGCAGTGAAACCTGATCCAGGCAACCGCAAACCCCGCCTCACGCTGTTCGACTTCTCCCTCTCTGAGGAGCCGTTGGCGAACACGCGGTCGGGATCGCGGCCCTACCTCGACCCGTATCTCGGCGCTGGCACTCGGCGCCAGTACGACTCAGCTGCCGAGCGGTTCGCAATCGCCGCGACACTCTTTGAGCTCGCGTCGGGTGACCAGGTCTGGTGGCAATCGGGGGATGCGCCAGAAAGCGCAGTGGATGCCCCGATTGTTCAGGCGAGCATGTTCGACAAGGGTGTCACCGACGGACTGGTGGCCTTCTTCCAGACTGCGCTCTTTCCGGAAGCGAAGGACCGGCATCCGTCGCTCGACGCGATGCGCGCGGCGTGGGAAACCGCGCTCGTGGGCGCGATCCTCGACGACGATGCAGCCGAGGCGAACGATGCTCGGGCCGGGGCCGCGTCTCTTGACACCACACTCGCCGAGGCAGGACTCAGCGCCCGTGCTTTGTCGGTTGTAGCACGCGTCAACGCGACGACCGTGGGTGAGCTTCTCGGCGTACCCCCGATGGTCATCAATCAGATCCGTGGCAGTGGCGAACAGGTGCGTCGCGAGATCAGCTCCCGCATCAGGGAGTGGCGAGAGCGGCTCGCCCATACGACCACTGAAGTTCCGCCGGTCGCCGGTCGCGCTGCCGTAGAGACGTTCCTGAACGCGATTTCGGCCAAGCCGGGCGAGTCGCCGGAAGATCGATTCAAGAGGTTGCGCAAGGGCGGAACACTCAGGACCGCAGCGGATGATGTGGCCCGGTGGCTCCGCGACCTCGAGGGGATCGCGACGGTCGACGAACTCGCCGCGAAACTGCTGCGCGAATATGGATCGACGATCGACGAGGAGATGAAGCGTACGAAGGTCGCAACGGCTGTTGTGCAGGCGATCCTCGAGCTGGATGCCCGTTACCGTGAGCCTAAGTTCGTTTTCCAGCGTGCGGCCGACCGCACGCGCATCGTCGTTGCGTACGCGCCCGACGACGGTTCCGGTCTGAGTTTCGACGATGCGGAGGCACACCTTGAGTCGCTCCTGCACCGCGCCGCGACTGTCGATTCGCTACTCGCGACAGATGACGTGGTGACGGCGTCGCGGCTCCGGGAGGAGGTGCGGGGGGATGCGAGCCAGCCACTGCGGTTGAGTGATGCACGCGTTGCACAACTCGCCATCGGGCTGTCGAATGGCGGACGGATGTCGTCGATGGGTGAGGCGTATCGTTCGACGCTTTCGCCTGAGCGAGCAATTGCGTTTGCACTTCGCTCGGCCGCGACACGCGAACTCGCCATCGTGACGATCGAGCAGCGGGTGCGCGCGCGCTTCCCCGCGGTTGACAGCATCCCTTCCCGCCCGGCACTCGACAGTGCGGTACGGGCAGCGATGCCGTACCTGGAGTGGCGCGCCGACCTTGGCAAGTACGCGATGCGCACGGCTGAAGCGGCATCCGGTACCGCGACCGGGTCGTCGACGACGTGGGGACGCGCGGCCGGGGACCCCGCCGTCGCGGCACGGTTGCAAGCGTCAGTCCGCGATCGTAGCGCGCTGGTACTGGTTGTCTCTCGGCGTCGCCCGGTGTCGGTGGCGACGGCGATGCTCTCGTACGGATACGACCTGCGCGTGGTTGATCTGGCGGATGTCGCTCTCGACGCTCTGCGCAAGGCCGCCAGTGAACGGAACATCCAGTGGCAGACGGTGCTTAATGCCGACGCTCAGGATGCCGGCGCCAAAGACCGCCGTAACCTGCACCAGCTTGCGCGCATTGCGATTACCCCGGTGTGGGACGAACTGATGGCGCTTTCGCAGCCGACCGTCTTCGTCAACACCGCAGTGTTGGCACGCTTGGGACTGGCAGATCTGATCAACACCGTGATGGATATGTCGACTCAGCGCGCGGCGGCGCGCTGGTTCGTGCTCCCTCGCCCGCTGTCGGGTGGCACGCCCGACCTCGATGGCGTGCCCATGCCCTACGGTGCCGATGGTTGGCTGGAACTCGCTCCCGATGCTGTCGCCGTAGCAACCTCCGCGGCGGCACCCGAATCTCCGTCGATCGCACTGCACGATACGGCCCCCGCGCTCACCCGAAAGGCCGATACCTCGTGA
- a CDS encoding DUF6998 domain-containing protein, producing MVTTPNDVAKRLDVSPKRVREVLRAHSGSLPPDVSRWNLTDEQIGLVTQELAKSADRPLAGFSTADLLGRYAAILAELRARDVVRTGNAPLGDYAEYVALDVYGGQLAPNSAKSYDLTASDGRRVQVKARTVGPGTSPSAVFSVFRSFDFDVASLLVLDASSYGLLWAREMTPQQVEASSRWSPHVNGHLLRMLTAERDGIDVTPAYAAVLA from the coding sequence ATGGTGACGACGCCAAATGACGTAGCGAAGCGGCTCGATGTTTCTCCGAAGCGGGTGCGTGAGGTCTTGCGAGCGCATTCTGGGAGCCTCCCACCAGATGTGTCTAGGTGGAACCTCACGGACGAACAAATAGGCCTCGTGACTCAAGAGCTGGCCAAGTCAGCCGATCGGCCGCTCGCCGGGTTCTCGACCGCGGATCTCCTCGGCCGGTACGCAGCAATCCTTGCGGAACTCCGCGCACGGGATGTCGTACGCACTGGGAACGCGCCGCTCGGCGACTACGCCGAGTATGTGGCTTTGGACGTTTACGGCGGCCAACTCGCTCCGAACTCTGCGAAGTCCTACGACCTTACGGCGAGCGATGGTCGACGTGTGCAGGTGAAGGCGCGGACCGTCGGGCCGGGCACCAGCCCCAGTGCGGTTTTCTCCGTGTTTCGGTCTTTCGACTTCGACGTCGCCTCTCTGCTAGTTCTGGATGCATCATCGTATGGCTTGTTGTGGGCTCGTGAGATGACACCGCAGCAGGTCGAGGCATCGTCACGATGGTCGCCCCACGTCAACGGTCACCTGCTTCGAATGCTGACCGCCGAGCGAGACGGCATCGACGTCACTCCAGCGTATGCGGCCGTCCTCGCGTGA
- a CDS encoding ankyrin repeat domain-containing protein has product MSEKDVIEWPGVLIPRTAYNPSLVEARDRLANRAKVGDWPAVLAALDGDMRFTPAANDWRVSGSSWFGPLHQAAWFGAPEDVVRALLDRGAWRSLRDSVGRRPVDIARERGFDTLADALVPIYNVALSADDAVAMSRRLAVLVEEAVGEVLEPRVEIRHLDVLCLAERDDEVWFPIPGMYGGFVVKLVKQRLHVESWSRVVRGSGRAYVITADRTTLVDEGFV; this is encoded by the coding sequence GTGTCGGAGAAGGACGTAATCGAGTGGCCAGGTGTTCTCATTCCCCGCACCGCCTACAACCCGAGCTTGGTCGAGGCTCGCGATCGACTGGCGAACAGAGCGAAGGTGGGAGATTGGCCCGCAGTTCTGGCGGCGCTTGACGGCGACATGAGGTTCACGCCTGCAGCGAATGATTGGCGTGTCTCAGGCTCGAGCTGGTTCGGGCCGCTTCATCAAGCGGCGTGGTTCGGTGCTCCGGAGGATGTCGTCCGAGCTCTCCTGGATCGGGGCGCGTGGCGTTCCCTCCGAGACTCCGTTGGCCGCCGACCCGTCGACATTGCGCGTGAACGTGGCTTCGATACGCTGGCGGATGCGCTCGTGCCTATCTACAACGTCGCGCTCTCCGCCGATGACGCGGTCGCGATGAGTCGCCGCCTTGCAGTGCTCGTTGAGGAAGCCGTCGGCGAGGTACTCGAGCCGCGCGTCGAGATCCGCCACCTCGATGTTTTGTGTCTCGCTGAGCGTGATGACGAGGTGTGGTTCCCGATTCCTGGGATGTATGGCGGCTTCGTGGTGAAGCTTGTGAAGCAGCGGCTGCACGTCGAGAGTTGGAGCCGCGTTGTCCGCGGCTCGGGGCGCGCTTACGTGATCACAGCAGACCGGACGACGCTCGTCGATGAGGGATTCGTGTAG
- a CDS encoding site-specific integrase has protein sequence MSELATEKSRTVVLRALGVLAGILDVAIDDRRLANNPARHIRNLPRSGPGKRRVYLSHDQVATLAACSAYPTMVLTLAYTGLRWGEATGLRVRSVNRLRRRFVIEENAVMIAYEIHVGTPKTHEKRSVPYPERLAPMIEQACAGKGPEGLLFGDGVNHMRNSGAQGWFANAVRRAQAVDPSIPRLTPHDLRHTAASLAISSGANVKAVQRMLGHASAAMTLDTYADLFDDDLDAVASRLNDAMPLVALPAGPQTRYRQPK, from the coding sequence GTGTCAGAGCTCGCGACGGAGAAGTCGCGCACGGTCGTCCTTCGCGCGCTGGGAGTCCTCGCAGGCATCCTCGATGTCGCCATCGATGATCGTCGCCTTGCGAACAATCCGGCGCGACACATCCGCAATCTCCCTCGGAGCGGACCAGGCAAGCGCCGCGTCTATCTCTCGCACGACCAGGTGGCGACGTTGGCGGCATGCTCGGCGTATCCGACAATGGTCCTCACCTTGGCCTACACCGGCCTGCGCTGGGGCGAGGCGACCGGGCTGCGCGTGCGGAGTGTGAATCGACTGCGTCGACGCTTCGTGATCGAGGAGAACGCGGTGATGATCGCCTACGAGATCCACGTCGGCACGCCCAAGACCCACGAGAAGCGCTCGGTCCCTTACCCGGAGCGCCTCGCTCCGATGATTGAACAGGCTTGCGCCGGCAAGGGCCCGGAAGGACTGCTCTTCGGCGACGGCGTCAACCACATGCGCAACTCAGGCGCACAGGGATGGTTCGCGAACGCGGTCCGCCGCGCGCAGGCTGTGGACCCATCGATCCCGCGGCTGACGCCTCACGACCTCCGCCACACCGCCGCGTCGCTCGCCATCAGCTCGGGCGCGAACGTGAAGGCCGTGCAGCGCATGCTCGGGCACGCGTCGGCGGCCATGACGCTCGACACCTACGCCGACCTCTTCGACGACGATCTGGATGCCGTCGCATCGCGCCTCAACGACGCAATGCCGCTCGTGGCGCTGCCGGCGGGTCCGCAGACCCGCTACCGCCAGCCGAAGTGA